One Rhodothermales bacterium genomic window carries:
- a CDS encoding TolC family protein — MERILNVAVQARSDIDNTKGVSLVRRLLLILMVIGAAVSLPAAAQERLLLTLDEAIARGQGQGPDARLARLDRDIAEWDYRAARASLLPALSLNGNAPGYLRSLTSLDLDDGSLRYILQERTFSSMSMAVRQPIPLTGGNLSISSGLSRITQTGGFGSSQWQAAPLLLFLDQPLFQYNPLKWQRRLDPLRFAVAERAFTEDMATIAWDVANRYFDVFEAQQNIAIATFNVAVNDTIYVLSRGRFDIGRIAENDLLQSELQLINARTALDNAEITYQRALEALKIALRVEGDVEIDLVPPQELPEIGITPDAAVEQARQRQPAVLQTVLQEMEAARALEEARRNAFSIDMSASYGLNQSSPDLSRVYVDPLDRQQFNLSFQVPIFQWGQSRARIRSAAAAQQRAVEEGMRQREEIDQAVYFETLQLQLLRRQVDVAAQADTIATRRFEVARNRYLVGNIDITELFNAQNEKDGANRSYIQTLRNFWSSFYNVQRLTLFDLTRREPLAP; from the coding sequence TTGGAGCGGATTCTTAACGTCGCCGTGCAGGCGCGTAGCGACATCGATAACACGAAAGGGGTGAGTTTGGTGCGTCGTCTTTTATTGATTCTGATGGTGATCGGGGCCGCCGTGTCCCTCCCGGCGGCGGCGCAGGAGCGTCTGTTGCTCACGCTCGACGAGGCGATCGCCCGGGGGCAGGGGCAGGGGCCGGATGCGCGTCTGGCGCGGCTGGATCGGGATATCGCCGAATGGGATTACCGCGCGGCGCGGGCGAGCCTGCTGCCGGCGCTCTCACTCAACGGCAACGCGCCGGGGTATCTGCGTTCGCTGACGAGCCTGGACCTCGACGACGGCTCGCTCCGCTATATCCTGCAGGAGCGGACGTTTTCCTCGATGTCGATGGCGGTCCGCCAGCCGATCCCGCTGACGGGCGGCAACCTGTCGATTTCATCGGGACTGAGCCGGATCACGCAGACCGGCGGATTCGGATCGAGCCAGTGGCAGGCCGCGCCGCTGCTGCTCTTCCTGGATCAGCCGCTCTTCCAGTATAACCCGCTCAAGTGGCAGCGCCGGCTCGATCCGTTGCGGTTCGCCGTGGCCGAGCGGGCGTTCACCGAAGACATGGCCACGATCGCGTGGGATGTGGCGAACCGTTACTTCGACGTGTTCGAGGCGCAGCAGAACATCGCGATCGCCACGTTCAACGTCGCGGTAAACGACACCATCTACGTCCTGTCGCGCGGCCGCTTCGACATCGGCCGCATCGCCGAAAACGACCTGCTGCAGAGCGAGCTGCAGCTCATCAACGCGCGGACGGCGCTCGACAACGCCGAGATCACCTATCAGCGCGCGCTGGAAGCGTTGAAGATCGCGCTCCGCGTGGAAGGCGACGTGGAGATCGACCTCGTGCCGCCGCAGGAGCTGCCGGAGATCGGCATCACGCCGGACGCGGCCGTCGAGCAGGCGCGGCAGCGGCAGCCGGCGGTGTTGCAGACGGTCCTCCAGGAGATGGAGGCCGCGCGCGCGCTCGAGGAGGCACGGCGCAACGCCTTCTCCATCGACATGTCCGCCAGCTACGGTTTGAACCAGAGCAGCCCCGATCTGAGCCGCGTGTACGTGGATCCGCTCGATCGCCAGCAGTTCAACCTGTCGTTTCAGGTGCCCATCTTTCAATGGGGGCAGTCCAGGGCGCGCATCCGGTCGGCGGCGGCGGCGCAGCAGCGCGCGGTGGAAGAGGGGATGCGTCAGCGGGAAGAGATCGATCAGGCCGTGTATTTCGAGACGCTGCAACTCCAGTTGCTGCGCCGGCAGGTGGATGTCGCCGCCCAGGCGGACACCATCGCGACGCGGCGCTTCGAGGTGGCGCGCAACCGGTATCTGGTAGGAAATATCGACATCACCGAGTTGTTCAATGCCCAGAACGAGAAGGACGGCGCCAACCGCTCGTACATCCAGACCCTGCGCAACTTCTGGAGCTCCTTTTATAATGTGCAGCGGCTGACGCTGTTCGACCTCACCCGCCGCGAGCCGCTCGCGCCCTGA
- a CDS encoding choice-of-anchor D domain-containing protein: MRRPLLVVFLVMSLTGSVRAAEKAAITVVNDAYTLARGGVLEVPAPGVLGNDTGAYLATVVTSPAVGTLTLSPDGGFTYAHDGSAGSTVTFTYAAGDGSASATGTVTITLVDPSFTRSQLTGHTLTLPSSLQFGPDNRLYALRKLGHVEIMVVQRTAANTYQVASEEIVTLVRSIPNHDDDGYPNTGEKNRQATGILVAGTASNPIVYVSSSDPRVGGGSNEPDTWLDTNSGVVSKLTWMGSSRTDPAGFWEKVDLVRGLPRSEENHASNGLQLSLTGDTLFVASGGFTNAGAPSTNLVYINEYALSGAILSIDLPAIEAMPTKTDANGQKYKYDLPTLDDPTRPNVNGITDPSNPAYNGIDVDDPWGGNDGLNQAKLVAGGPVQIYSPGYRNAYDLLIQRTPGREGRMYTIDNGANRGWGGHPVGEQSYPGALAGTCTNNYDPTEPGSLSAGPHDPTVNNENGLHYIRTLKPGDENYAAPGEKYYAGHPNPIRANPAGAGLYTGDYNADAAKNTGVWRDGTNPAKPLPVDWPPVPVSMANPAECDFRNSGETDGALHNFTASTNGLAEYRSSNFNNLYKGDILAAGWNFTHIYRIRLNEAGDEVLNPTAIGTDIFAQDFGNALLDVTTQGDADIFPGTVWVADFSGHQIYVFEPSDYGQAFRPLAASASRISFGATPTGGTSVRTLTLSNPNGNAALTVSSITKTGTHAGDFSLSTAGPITIAPGATATVTLTFAPGAVGDRSAQVVLNHDGGNGPTRVDLVGAGTDGSEPATVLFRVNAGGYVAFDGGDVMWEPDQAGAPHPYGNGAATGDATYGTPDAVSLDPSVPAGTPAGVFQAARLDAPSGENLQWDIPVAAGKTVEVRFYLSEPIFTAPNVPSWAVWPRTFGIRIDGVTPVDLATVDLFKEAGHDVGLVKSVVVTSDGHLDIDLLPASGDPIVQGIEVVELHAPWAAYRKGWNLVGLPTDPASGVTATVFTEVAPQSSLYLWNGSAYAETATLTPGGGYWLDLGAMRAQTFAGTSLTSLNLSLQAGWNLISGPNCAFDRAAISDPGGILVPDILFGFDGAYVRATTMRPGHGYWVLATAAGGVSLTCGAGKTVAAADEEPAGFGVLTASSADGRAQTLYFGGALEAGDRLDRYALPPRTDRAAFDARFATDRWLETAREGVIRLSGDAPVRFTVAALPPALGQTLLVEELGVEGVLQRHALQAGDAIDVDVRYSNRLRVQALETAAERPEAFALHGNYPNPFNPTTHIVFDLPDAALVDVRVFDLLGHEVLAVPAQTMDAGAGRTLRLDASSLASGVYVYRLTVTAAAGIEARSGRFVLLR; the protein is encoded by the coding sequence ATGCGACGCCCCCTTCTCGTAGTGTTTCTGGTGATGTCGCTTACGGGGTCTGTCCGTGCGGCGGAGAAGGCGGCGATCACGGTCGTGAACGATGCCTACACCCTGGCGCGGGGGGGCGTGCTCGAGGTGCCGGCTCCCGGCGTGCTCGGCAACGACACCGGCGCCTATCTGGCCACCGTCGTGACGTCGCCGGCGGTCGGGACGCTGACGCTGTCGCCCGACGGCGGGTTTACGTATGCCCACGACGGCTCGGCGGGCAGCACGGTGACGTTCACGTACGCCGCCGGCGACGGCTCGGCCTCGGCCACCGGGACGGTGACGATCACGCTCGTCGATCCGTCGTTTACCCGCAGCCAGCTCACGGGCCACACCCTCACGCTTCCGTCGTCGCTGCAATTCGGCCCGGACAACCGGCTCTACGCCCTGCGCAAGCTCGGACACGTCGAGATCATGGTCGTCCAGCGCACCGCCGCCAACACCTATCAGGTTGCCTCCGAGGAGATCGTGACGCTGGTGCGGAGCATCCCGAATCACGACGACGACGGCTACCCGAACACGGGCGAGAAGAACCGGCAGGCCACGGGTATCCTGGTCGCGGGCACGGCGTCGAACCCGATCGTGTACGTCTCGTCGTCCGACCCGCGCGTCGGCGGCGGTTCGAACGAGCCGGATACCTGGCTGGATACGAACTCCGGCGTGGTGTCGAAGCTGACGTGGATGGGAAGCAGCCGCACCGATCCGGCCGGCTTCTGGGAGAAGGTCGATCTCGTGCGCGGGCTGCCGCGTTCCGAGGAAAACCACGCGTCCAACGGCTTGCAGCTGAGCCTGACCGGGGATACGCTCTTCGTGGCCTCGGGCGGGTTCACCAACGCCGGCGCCCCGTCGACCAACCTCGTCTACATCAACGAATACGCCCTCTCCGGCGCGATCCTGTCGATCGACCTGCCGGCGATCGAGGCGATGCCGACGAAGACCGACGCGAACGGGCAGAAATACAAATACGACCTGCCCACCCTCGACGACCCCACGCGCCCGAACGTGAACGGCATCACCGACCCGTCGAACCCGGCGTACAACGGGATCGACGTCGACGACCCGTGGGGCGGCAACGACGGGCTGAACCAGGCCAAGCTGGTGGCCGGCGGGCCGGTGCAGATCTATTCGCCGGGCTACCGCAATGCGTACGACCTCCTGATCCAGCGGACGCCGGGGCGGGAGGGGCGGATGTACACGATCGACAACGGCGCCAACCGGGGATGGGGCGGCCATCCGGTCGGCGAGCAGAGCTACCCGGGCGCCCTCGCCGGCACCTGCACCAACAACTACGACCCCACCGAGCCGGGGTCGCTGTCCGCCGGCCCGCACGATCCGACCGTCAACAACGAGAACGGGCTCCACTACATCCGGACGTTGAAGCCCGGAGATGAAAATTACGCGGCGCCGGGCGAGAAATATTACGCCGGCCATCCGAACCCCATCCGCGCCAACCCGGCCGGCGCGGGGCTGTACACGGGCGACTACAACGCGGATGCGGCCAAGAACACCGGCGTCTGGCGCGACGGCACCAATCCGGCCAAACCGCTGCCTGTGGACTGGCCGCCCGTGCCGGTCTCGATGGCCAATCCGGCGGAGTGCGATTTCCGGAACAGCGGGGAGACCGACGGCGCGCTCCACAACTTTACGGCGTCGACCAACGGCCTGGCCGAATACCGGTCCTCCAACTTCAACAACCTGTATAAGGGCGACATCCTGGCCGCCGGCTGGAATTTCACGCACATCTACCGCATCCGGCTCAACGAAGCCGGCGACGAAGTGCTCAACCCGACCGCCATCGGCACCGACATCTTCGCGCAGGACTTCGGGAATGCGCTGCTGGATGTGACGACCCAGGGCGATGCGGACATCTTCCCTGGTACGGTGTGGGTGGCCGACTTCAGCGGGCACCAGATCTATGTCTTCGAGCCGTCGGACTACGGCCAGGCGTTCCGGCCGCTCGCGGCCTCGGCGTCGCGGATCAGCTTCGGCGCTACCCCCACGGGAGGTACGTCGGTCAGGACGCTCACACTGTCGAACCCCAACGGCAATGCGGCGCTGACGGTATCGAGCATCACGAAAACAGGGACCCATGCCGGCGACTTCAGCCTGTCGACGGCCGGGCCGATCACGATCGCGCCCGGTGCGACGGCGACGGTGACGCTGACGTTCGCCCCCGGCGCCGTCGGCGACCGGTCGGCGCAGGTGGTCCTCAACCACGACGGCGGCAACGGCCCGACGCGGGTCGATCTCGTGGGCGCCGGCACCGACGGATCGGAGCCGGCGACGGTGCTGTTCCGCGTCAACGCTGGCGGGTATGTCGCCTTCGATGGCGGCGACGTGATGTGGGAGCCGGACCAGGCGGGCGCGCCGCATCCGTACGGCAACGGGGCGGCCACGGGCGACGCGACGTATGGCACCCCCGACGCGGTCTCGCTCGATCCGTCGGTGCCGGCGGGCACGCCGGCCGGTGTGTTCCAGGCCGCGCGGCTCGATGCCCCGTCCGGGGAAAACCTGCAATGGGACATCCCCGTAGCGGCCGGAAAGACCGTCGAGGTGCGTTTTTATCTCTCGGAGCCCATCTTCACGGCGCCGAACGTGCCGTCGTGGGCGGTGTGGCCGCGCACCTTCGGGATCCGGATCGACGGCGTCACGCCGGTCGACCTGGCGACCGTCGACCTCTTCAAGGAAGCTGGGCACGATGTGGGCCTCGTCAAATCGGTGGTGGTGACCTCGGACGGCCATCTCGACATCGACCTCCTCCCGGCCTCCGGCGACCCGATCGTGCAGGGCATCGAGGTCGTCGAACTCCATGCCCCGTGGGCGGCCTACCGCAAAGGCTGGAATCTCGTCGGTTTGCCGACGGACCCCGCCAGCGGGGTCACGGCGACCGTCTTCACCGAGGTCGCGCCGCAGTCGTCGCTGTACCTGTGGAACGGCTCGGCCTACGCCGAGACGGCCACGCTGACGCCCGGAGGCGGCTACTGGCTGGACCTGGGCGCGATGCGCGCCCAGACCTTCGCCGGCACGTCGCTGACGTCGCTCAACCTGTCGCTCCAGGCCGGCTGGAACCTCATCTCCGGTCCGAATTGCGCCTTCGACCGCGCCGCGATCTCCGATCCGGGCGGCATCCTCGTGCCCGACATCCTGTTCGGGTTCGACGGAGCCTACGTGCGGGCGACGACGATGCGGCCGGGCCACGGCTACTGGGTGCTCGCCACGGCCGCCGGCGGCGTGTCGCTCACCTGCGGCGCGGGCAAAACCGTGGCGGCGGCCGACGAGGAGCCGGCCGGTTTCGGCGTGCTCACGGCGTCTTCGGCCGATGGGCGGGCGCAGACGCTGTATTTCGGCGGAGCGTTGGAGGCGGGGGATCGGCTGGACCGATACGCCCTGCCGCCGCGCACCGACCGGGCCGCGTTCGATGCGCGCTTTGCGACGGACCGGTGGCTGGAGACGGCGAGAGAAGGGGTGATTCGACTCTCCGGGGACGCCCCGGTGCGCTTCACCGTCGCGGCGCTGCCGCCGGCGCTGGGGCAGACGCTCCTCGTCGAGGAGCTGGGGGTCGAGGGCGTGCTACAACGCCACGCCCTGCAGGCCGGCGACGCCATCGACGTGGATGTGCGGTACAGCAATCGGTTACGCGTGCAGGCGCTGGAAACGGCGGCGGAGCGGCCGGAGGCGTTTGCGCTGCACGGCAACTACCCCAATCCGTTTAATCCGACCACGCATATCGTCTTCGATCTGCCCGACGCCGCGCTCGTCGACGTGCGCGTTTTCGACCTGCTTGGCCACGAGGTCCTCGCCGTCCCGGCGCAGACGATGGACGCCGGCGCCGGCCGCACGCTGCGTCTCGATGCGTCGTCCCTGGCATCGGGCGTGTACGTCTACCGCCTCACCGTGACAGCGGCGGCCGGCATCGAGGCACGCTCGGGGCGCTTCGTCCTGCTGCGGTAG
- a CDS encoding ethylbenzene dehydrogenase-related protein: protein MILRTAFSLFVAGALAAPAFAQNTTLVVQPGAPVLDGVVSEGEWTSTPLVTARGVTLNAMADGEFLYVAASWADETENARHNLLSYTGTRWTKAEDEDRIAFLFDMGQTGSDGANCQAFCHFPGMNTNGGTVDVWQWRAARSNPMGYAVDTHWDETGQFSDDGVTAALLNDLNQDTRLPGFMATADPGAIAAFLVENAEALAGFDPYDTLGEPKVEEAVAFDAAATFSMNDQIPGNVLRVPSGDVADVRAAGKYDNGVWTVEFKRAFAGSDKDFQVVPGASVEFMHELFDNQGGDHAIDATLVDPTIYTMDFSMISGVAIEPVTDLLPRRTALHQNYPNPFNGATEIEIDIASPDRARLDVLDIHGRVVRTLLNESVAPGHYRIPFDSQHLASGMYFYRLTTGATSETRHMVLVR, encoded by the coding sequence ATGATTCTACGTACTGCATTTTCGCTCTTTGTGGCCGGGGCGCTCGCGGCGCCGGCCTTCGCGCAGAATACCACGCTCGTCGTCCAGCCGGGCGCGCCCGTGCTCGACGGGGTCGTCTCGGAAGGCGAATGGACCTCGACGCCGCTCGTGACGGCGCGCGGCGTGACGCTCAACGCCATGGCCGACGGCGAATTTCTCTATGTCGCCGCCAGCTGGGCGGATGAGACGGAGAATGCCCGGCATAACCTGCTTTCCTATACGGGCACCCGGTGGACGAAAGCGGAGGATGAAGATCGGATCGCGTTTTTGTTCGACATGGGCCAGACGGGCTCCGACGGCGCGAACTGCCAGGCGTTCTGTCACTTCCCGGGGATGAATACCAACGGCGGCACGGTCGACGTGTGGCAATGGCGCGCGGCGCGTTCCAACCCGATGGGCTACGCCGTCGACACGCACTGGGACGAAACCGGCCAGTTTAGTGATGACGGCGTCACGGCGGCCCTCCTCAACGATCTCAATCAGGATACGCGGCTGCCGGGCTTTATGGCGACGGCCGATCCGGGCGCCATCGCGGCGTTTCTCGTCGAGAATGCGGAAGCGCTCGCCGGCTTCGACCCCTACGACACGCTCGGCGAACCGAAGGTCGAGGAAGCGGTCGCGTTTGACGCCGCGGCGACGTTCTCCATGAACGACCAGATCCCGGGCAACGTCCTGCGCGTGCCTTCGGGCGATGTGGCGGACGTGCGCGCCGCCGGCAAATACGACAACGGCGTCTGGACCGTCGAGTTCAAGCGCGCCTTCGCCGGCAGCGACAAGGACTTCCAGGTCGTTCCGGGCGCGTCCGTCGAGTTCATGCACGAGCTGTTCGACAACCAGGGCGGCGACCACGCGATCGATGCCACGCTCGTCGATCCCACGATCTATACCATGGACTTCTCCATGATCTCGGGCGTCGCCATCGAGCCGGTGACGGATCTGCTGCCCCGCCGCACCGCGCTGCATCAAAACTATCCCAACCCCTTCAACGGGGCGACAGAAATCGAGATCGACATCGCCTCGCCGGACCGGGCGCGGCTCGACGTGCTGGATATCCACGGGCGTGTCGTACGGACGCTGCTGAACGAATCCGTTGCGCCCGGACACTACCGCATTCCGTTCGACAGCCAGCACCTGGCGTCGGGGATGTATTTCTACCGGCTGACGACGGGCGCGACGTCTGAGACGCGTCATATGGTGCTCGTCCGGTAG
- a CDS encoding ABC transporter permease — MLEKLSYNFNIAIEAIAYNKLRALLTSLGIIFGVGSVIAMLAIGSGARQEILDQIRLLGANNIIITPMVKQEEGPVDEEAQADLTEKQPFSPGLTLVDAASIRELIPQIATVNPEIVVETVALRPGYRRTTKLVGVENAYFTTSGFELAQGGFFTEEHLRSNAPVAIIGQDVKTKFFAKEEAIGKRIKCGQLWLTVIGVLKARNIDARSIERLGIRNYDLDIYTPITTMLLRFENRAQVTSQEIVKAQQDARRGRTSSEANYHQLDRLVVGVAGSEYVQPVAEVITRMLERRHYGVVDYEVTIPELLLEQEQRTQNLFNIVLAAIASISLVVGGIGIMNIMLASVMERIKEIGIRRSLGATRQDVHMQFLIEAMALSFTGGVIGILVGVTISFAIQQTTGIETIVSFFSVVLAFVVAVTVGLVFGFLPARRAAEHDPVDALRHE; from the coding sequence ATGCTCGAGAAGCTTTCGTACAACTTCAACATCGCCATCGAAGCGATCGCGTACAACAAGCTGCGCGCGCTGCTGACGTCGCTGGGCATCATCTTCGGCGTCGGGTCCGTGATCGCGATGCTGGCGATCGGCAGCGGGGCGCGGCAGGAAATCCTGGACCAGATCCGGCTGCTGGGCGCCAATAACATCATTATAACGCCGATGGTGAAGCAGGAAGAGGGCCCGGTAGACGAGGAGGCGCAGGCGGATCTGACCGAAAAACAACCCTTTTCACCCGGGCTCACGCTGGTGGATGCCGCGAGCATCCGCGAACTGATTCCCCAGATCGCGACCGTCAACCCCGAGATCGTCGTGGAGACCGTGGCGCTGCGGCCCGGCTACCGGCGGACGACCAAACTGGTCGGCGTCGAAAATGCGTATTTCACCACGAGCGGGTTCGAGCTCGCGCAGGGCGGCTTTTTCACCGAAGAGCACCTGCGGAGCAACGCGCCGGTGGCGATCATCGGGCAGGATGTGAAGACCAAGTTTTTTGCGAAGGAAGAGGCGATCGGGAAGCGGATCAAATGCGGGCAGCTGTGGCTCACGGTGATCGGCGTGCTAAAGGCCCGCAACATCGACGCGCGCAGCATCGAGCGGCTCGGCATCCGGAACTACGACCTCGACATCTACACGCCGATCACGACCATGCTGCTCCGGTTTGAGAACCGGGCGCAGGTCACGTCCCAGGAGATCGTGAAGGCGCAGCAGGATGCGCGTCGCGGCCGCACGTCGTCGGAGGCGAACTACCACCAGCTGGACCGCCTGGTCGTGGGCGTCGCCGGCTCCGAATACGTCCAGCCCGTGGCGGAGGTCATCACGCGGATGCTCGAGCGCCGGCACTACGGCGTGGTCGACTACGAGGTGACGATCCCCGAGCTGCTGCTCGAGCAGGAGCAGCGCACCCAGAACCTCTTCAATATCGTGCTGGCGGCCATCGCGTCGATCAGCCTGGTGGTGGGCGGCATCGGCATCATGAACATCATGCTGGCCTCCGTCATGGAGCGGATCAAGGAGATCGGCATCCGGCGGTCGCTCGGAGCGACGCGGCAGGACGTGCACATGCAGTTTTTGATCGAGGCGATGGCGTTGAGTTTTACCGGCGGCGTGATCGGCATCCTCGTCGGCGTCACGATCAGTTTCGCGATCCAGCAGACGACGGGCATCGAGACCATCGTATCGTTTTTTTCCGTCGTGCTGGCGTTTGTCGTCGCCGTCACCGTCGGGCTCGTCTTCGGCTTCCTGCCGGCCCGCCGCGCCGCGGAGCACGATCCCGTGGACGCCCTGCGGCATGAATAA
- a CDS encoding multicopper oxidase family protein, whose amino-acid sequence MKGSIALALLFAALPALGQDAGHMHHHPAPAEADPAVWRMPPMDMSMPMMPGLDDELPPVNPFLPGGAGMVGMYPEARPATVVEMADGDTLHLEATLVRRTFNEKAFVMYGYNGMYPGPLIKAPRGATVIVEFENHIEMPTTVHWHGLRLDNRFDGIPGLTQAPIASGESFTYEVHFPDAGIYWYHPHIREDIQQDLGLYGNLLVDPGDPGYYNPVNREETLILDDILMDDAGMIAWGDVGATHALMGRFGNVMLLNGRTDYRMDVQRGDVVRFFLTNVANSRTFNVVFGGAPIKLVGSDVSKYEREVRVPSVPIAPAERYIAEVLFDRPGDYAITNTIQAIDHFRGEFYPRVDTLGIVRVSDQGTTASHAPAFERLRENRDVEADIETYRPYFSRPPDHELELTLTTKDLPLPIVVSMEIDTLYVPPVEWNDAMPMMNWLSTSRQVKWILRDRQTGRENMDIRWDFKQGDVAKIRLFNNPKSFHPMHHPFHIHGQRYLVLAIDGVENRNFVWKDTAIIPVGSTIDLLVDMSNPGDWMMHCHIAEHLESGMMLSFSVR is encoded by the coding sequence GTGAAAGGTTCTATCGCCCTGGCGCTCCTTTTCGCTGCCCTGCCGGCCCTCGGCCAGGACGCAGGCCACATGCACCACCACCCCGCGCCGGCCGAGGCCGACCCGGCCGTGTGGCGCATGCCGCCGATGGACATGAGCATGCCGATGATGCCGGGGCTCGACGACGAGCTTCCTCCCGTCAACCCGTTCCTGCCCGGCGGCGCCGGCATGGTCGGCATGTACCCCGAAGCCCGGCCGGCGACGGTGGTCGAAATGGCCGACGGCGACACGCTCCACCTCGAAGCCACGCTCGTGCGGCGGACCTTCAACGAAAAGGCCTTCGTGATGTACGGGTACAACGGCATGTACCCCGGCCCGCTCATCAAGGCGCCCCGGGGCGCAACCGTCATCGTCGAGTTCGAAAACCATATCGAGATGCCGACCACCGTGCACTGGCACGGCCTCCGGCTCGACAACCGGTTCGACGGCATCCCCGGCCTCACCCAGGCGCCCATCGCCTCCGGCGAGTCGTTCACCTATGAAGTCCACTTCCCCGACGCCGGCATCTACTGGTATCACCCCCACATTCGGGAAGACATCCAGCAGGACCTCGGCCTCTACGGCAACCTGCTCGTCGACCCCGGCGACCCGGGGTACTACAACCCGGTAAACCGCGAGGAAACGCTGATCCTGGACGACATCCTGATGGACGACGCCGGCATGATCGCCTGGGGCGACGTCGGCGCCACGCACGCCCTGATGGGTCGCTTCGGCAACGTGATGCTCCTCAACGGACGGACCGACTACCGGATGGACGTCCAGCGTGGCGACGTGGTGCGCTTTTTTCTCACCAACGTTGCCAACTCGCGCACCTTCAACGTGGTCTTCGGCGGCGCGCCGATCAAACTGGTGGGGTCGGACGTGAGCAAATACGAGCGCGAGGTGCGGGTGCCGAGCGTGCCCATCGCGCCGGCGGAGCGCTATATCGCCGAGGTGCTCTTCGACCGGCCGGGCGACTACGCCATCACCAACACCATCCAGGCGATCGACCACTTCCGGGGCGAGTTCTACCCCCGGGTCGACACGCTGGGGATCGTCCGCGTCAGCGACCAGGGCACCACGGCCAGCCACGCGCCGGCCTTCGAGCGCCTCCGCGAAAACCGGGATGTCGAGGCCGACATCGAAACGTACCGCCCCTATTTCAGCCGGCCGCCCGATCACGAGCTCGAACTGACGCTCACCACGAAGGACCTGCCGCTGCCCATCGTCGTCTCGATGGAGATCGACACGCTCTACGTGCCGCCGGTCGAGTGGAACGACGCCATGCCCATGATGAACTGGCTATCCACCAGCCGGCAGGTGAAATGGATCCTGCGCGACCGCCAGACCGGCCGCGAAAACATGGACATCCGGTGGGATTTCAAACAGGGGGATGTCGCCAAGATCCGCCTCTTCAACAACCCGAAGTCGTTCCACCCGATGCATCACCCCTTCCACATCCACGGGCAGCGCTACCTGGTGCTCGCGATCGACGGGGTGGAAAACCGGAACTTCGTCTGGAAAGACACCGCCATCATCCCGGTCGGGTCGACGATCGATCTGCTGGTGGACATGTCCAATCCGGGCGACTGGATGATGCACTGCCACATCGCGGAGCATCTCGAATCGGGGATGATGCTCTCGTTCAGCGTCCGCTAG
- a CDS encoding HlyD family efflux transporter periplasmic adaptor subunit, with protein sequence MNLRNALIAIAALVVLVAAGFWLDRPDEARAELLVQPTSGPFRVTVTATGELRAKNSVSIYGPSRARQARIYDMKILQLVPEGTVVTKGQFVAELDKSELNSNIQTAQIDLQKAQSLYTQTSLDTALTLSQARDELVNLQYAMEEAKLRKEQAAYEPPSVQRQEDINFEKAERSFAQAKKNYVTQVNQAIAKMQEVGAELSKNQKQHDDLVSIANEFTVMAPDNGMVIYDREWDGTKKRIGSTVSSWNPVVATLPDLTVMQSITYVNEVDIQKVKAGQTVSIALDADADKQLTGFVESVANIGEQRPNSDAKVFEVAIVINEKDSTLRPAMTTSNTIVVSDVPEALYIPLECVHTADDVTFVYVKDGAQTRRQEVRLGMLNENEVIVEAGLTTEDRLLLSAPDGGETLDLDRLEGGGA encoded by the coding sequence ATGAATTTACGCAACGCGCTCATCGCGATAGCGGCCCTGGTGGTTCTGGTCGCCGCCGGCTTCTGGCTGGACCGACCGGACGAAGCCCGCGCCGAACTGCTGGTCCAGCCCACCTCCGGACCTTTCCGGGTGACCGTCACGGCCACCGGGGAGTTGCGGGCCAAGAACTCGGTGTCGATCTACGGCCCCAGCCGGGCGAGGCAGGCGAGGATTTACGACATGAAGATCCTGCAGCTGGTGCCCGAAGGGACGGTGGTGACGAAGGGGCAGTTCGTGGCGGAGCTCGACAAGTCGGAGCTGAACAGCAACATCCAGACGGCGCAGATCGATCTCCAGAAGGCGCAGAGCCTCTACACGCAGACGTCGCTCGACACGGCGCTCACGCTGAGCCAGGCCCGCGACGAACTGGTCAACCTCCAATATGCGATGGAGGAAGCCAAGCTGCGCAAGGAGCAGGCCGCGTACGAGCCGCCCTCCGTGCAGCGGCAGGAGGACATCAACTTCGAAAAAGCGGAGCGTTCGTTCGCCCAGGCCAAAAAGAACTATGTGACGCAGGTGAACCAGGCCATCGCCAAGATGCAGGAGGTGGGGGCCGAGCTGTCGAAGAACCAGAAACAGCACGACGACCTCGTGTCCATCGCCAACGAGTTCACGGTGATGGCGCCGGACAACGGGATGGTGATCTACGACCGCGAGTGGGACGGGACGAAGAAGCGGATCGGCAGCACGGTCAGCTCCTGGAATCCGGTGGTGGCGACGCTGCCGGATCTGACCGTGATGCAATCGATCACCTACGTGAACGAGGTCGACATCCAGAAAGTGAAGGCCGGCCAGACGGTGAGCATCGCCCTCGACGCGGACGCCGACAAACAGCTGACCGGTTTTGTCGAGAGCGTCGCCAACATCGGCGAGCAGCGCCCGAATTCGGACGCGAAGGTGTTCGAGGTGGCCATCGTGATCAACGAAAAGGACAGCACGCTGCGGCCGGCGATGACGACGAGCAATACGATCGTCGTGTCCGACGTCCCGGAGGCGCTCTACATCCCCCTCGAGTGCGTCCACACGGCGGATGACGTCACGTTCGTCTATGTGAAAGACGGCGCGCAGACGCGCCGGCAGGAGGTGCGGCTGGGGATGCTGAACGAGAACGAGGTGATCGTGGAGGCCGGCCTGACGACGGAGGACCGGCTGCTGCTTTCGGCGCCGGATGGCGGCGAGACGCTGGACCTGGACCGGCTCGAGGGGGGAGGCGCGTAA